Within Desulfolithobacter dissulfuricans, the genomic segment GATTCCGCTCTCGAGCCCGGCAACCCGCGACAGCTCGCCGATGAGGTCGTATAGCTCAGGGTTGACAAGATTGTAAAAGATAAACGGCCCCTGCCGGCGGGTCTCGACAATCGTGGCGTTTCGCAGGGCGCGGAGGTGGAAAGAAACCAGGGTCTGGGACAGGGCGGTGGCCTGGATGATCTCAGTGACCGACAGGGAACCCTTGCCGATGGCATGGATGATAAGCAGCCTGTTGGCATCACCGAGAGTCTTGAAGAATTGCGCAAGCTGTTTCATGGATAGTCTTCATTATATTGACAACTGTTTATATGAGCCATTGCTAATATGATAGAGGTTGTGCTTCTCTTTGTCAAGCGGTTGATGTCTTAATCCAGGACACTTGAAAGTGCGGCACCGTGAATTAGTGTCTAATTTTTAGACGGTTGGTTTTGATAGAAAAACAGGTGGATAATAAAAAAAGTTGGAAAAAACATTTAACATCAGGTGATTGGGTATTGCAAGCAAAAGTAGCACGTTGTGGCATGGATGCTGCTGCGTGTAAGATACGAAAAAATATCAACTAGCAGGGTGGTCCCGGAGAACTGAGCAGGGCCATCCGCACCGACAGGCAAGGAGGTGCGCACGATGACCGCCATGAAAAACACAGATCACAGTCATCATTACCATGGCCACAAACATGAATACGTCGATCCGGTCTGCGGTATGAGCACTGGAGATAAAGATGCATTCATTGCCCATGCACAGGATGACACAACCTGGTATTTCTGCAGTGAACATTGTTTGACAAAGTTCAGAAAGCAGCAGGAGAATTACCTTACAAAGCAGGTAGACGATACTGCTTCCGTAAAAGAAGGGGTGTACAGTTGCCCAATGCATCCCGAAGTGGAACAGGATGGTCCCGGTAATTGTCCGAAATGCGGTATGGCCCTTGAGGCAAAGACACCGGCTCCGGTGAGTGGCAGAATCCAGTACACCTGTCCCATGCATCCGGAAATTATCCAGAACGAACCGGGTACCTGCCCGATATGCGGCATGGCACTGGAACCTGTGAGCTTTCCTGCTGGTATGGAAGATGCCAATCCTGAATATGAGGATATGCGGAACCGTTTCCAGATCTCGGCCGTGCTGGCTCTGCCTCTGGTAGTTATTGCCATGCGTGACATGCTGCCGGGCGGCATGGTTCTCGAAGAATTGGCTTCTGATAAAATTCTGAGTTGGTTGGAGTTGATTCTCGCCACACCGGTCGTGCTCTGGGCTGGCTGGCCTTTTTATGTCAGGGCTGTGCAGTCAGTGAAAAATCGCAGCCTCAACATGTTTACCCTCATCGGGCTTGGCGTCTCGGTTGCCTTTGTCTACAGTCTGATCGGCGTACTGTTACCCGGTATTTTTCCTGCAAATATGCGTGGACCGGATGGTTCGGTGGGGTCTATTTTGAGGCGTCAGCAGTGATAGTCACCCTGATTCTGCTTGGCCAGGTTCTGGAACTCAGGGCCCGCAGCCGTACAGGAGCCGCTATCAGGGCGCTTCTTGATCTGTCGCCCAAAACGGCCCGCAAGATCAGGGGCGATGGTACGGAGCAGGATATCCCGCTGGAAATGGTACATCCCGGAGACCTGTTACGGGTTCGTCCAGGAGAAAAGATACCTGTGGACGGGGTGGTGGTGGAGGGCGTTTCCACAGTGGATGAATCCATGATATCCGGAGAACCTCTGCCTGTGGGCAAAAAACCGGGCGATCCGGTGATCGGCGCCACGATCAATGGAACCGGCAGTCTCATCATGAAGGCGGAAAAGGTGGGAAGTGATACGCTGCTGTCCCGGATTGTTCATATGGTTTCCGAAGCCCAGCGCAGCAGAGCGCCTATTCAGAAGCTTGCTGACCAGGTGGCCGGCTGGTTTGTGCCGGTGGTTATTGCCATTGCCCTGCTCGCCTTTGTTGTCTGGTACTTTATCGGTCCAGAGCCGCGCCTGGTCTATGCGCTTGTCGTGGCGGTATCCGTACTGATTATTGCCTGCCCCTGTGCCCTTGGCCTGGCGACCCCCATGTCCATCATGGTGGCAACCGGCAAGGGCGCGACACTCGGTGTTCTCTTTAAAAATGCAGAAGCCATCGAGACACTGCGCAGAATCGACACCCTGATAGTGGACAAGACCGGCACTCTGACCGAAGGAAAACCTCGCCTGACCCGAGTGGTGACCAGCGAAACGGTTGATGAAAACGACCTGCTCAGGCTTGCGGCCAGTCTGGAAAAATCAAGCGAACATCCTCTTGCTGCGGCAATCGTGGCCGGAGCGGAAGAACGGAAGCTCCATCTGACGGAACCCGTTGATTTCCAATCGCTGACCGGGAAGGGAGTTGCCGGAACTGTTGAGGATCGCCGGGTTCTGCTTGGTAACGACAAATTGCTCAACCATTATATGATTGAGTCGGGAAATCTGGCGGAAAAAGCCGAATCCATGCGCAAAGAGGGGCAGACTGTGATGTTTGTGGCGGTTGACGGCCAAGCGGCCGGACTCATTGCCGTAGCCGATCCGATCAAGGAATCGACTCCGGAGGCTATTCGCCGGCTGCATGCCGAGGGGATCACCGTTGTCATGCTGACCGGAGATAACAGGGCAACGGCCGAGGCTGTGGCCGCGAAGCTGGATATAGATCAGGTGATGGCGGAAGTTTTGCCGGAAGAAAAGGCGCAGACTGTCAAGTTGCTCCAGGACAATGGCCAGATGGTGGCCATGGCTGGTGACGGTATCAACGATGCCCCGGCACTGGCCCAGGCCCATGTGGGGATCGCCATGGGTACCGGTACGGATGTGGCCATGGAAAGTGCTGGCGTGACTCTTGTCAGGGGTGACCTGACCGGTATTGTCCTGGCTAGAAAACTGAGTCGGGCGACCATGGCCAATATCAGGCAGAACCTTTTTTTTGCCTTTGTGTATAACGCGCTCGGGGTGCCGGTGGCAGCAGGAGTTTTGTATCCTGTTTTCGGTATACTCCTTTCACCGGTTATTGCAGCGGCGGCCATGAGTTTCAGCTCTGTTTCCGTGGTGCTCAATGCACTGCGTCTAAGATCCGTACGGATAACATAGTACCAAAACGAGGTGACGATTTTTTTGCAGCCTCGCGCAGTGCGATCCGTTGCTGCAGAGTGCGAATGCAGACAAAAAACCGTTATCTCGTTTTTTTTGTATAGAAGACAGGAATTTTCGGTACAATGCAACCAGTAACAGCCCTGAAATAGAATGTGTTCGGGGTATCTGCACTCCCACACCAGCCGTGACTGCCATGCTCCTGGAGAATATGATTCGACTCGGTATTGCCCTGTCAGTGCTTGTTTTCATGGTACTGTGGGAGAGTGTTGCTCCCAGACGGCGCTCTTCAGTTTCGAAGGGCCGGCGCTGGCTGATCAACCTGTCTGTGATTGGTGTCGATACGCTGCTTGTTCTGGTGCTCGTTCCGGTGACTGTCATGCATGTCGCCATTGCAGCCCGGACTGCCCAGTGGGGGCTTTTTAATCAGATAACCCTGCCACCGGGGCTGGTTTTTTTCCTGGCCGTGCTGCTGCTTGACCTGGTCATTTATCTGCAGCATCTCATGTTCCATGCGGTTCCGCTGTTCTGGAGAC encodes:
- a CDS encoding ArsR/SmtB family transcription factor, producing MKQLAQFFKTLGDANRLLIIHAIGKGSLSVTEIIQATALSQTLVSFHLRALRNATIVETRRQGPFIFYNLVNPELYDLIGELSRVAGLESGITAETNPLHLVHGDGWVSGGRTK